Proteins from a genomic interval of Zingiber officinale cultivar Zhangliang chromosome 2A, Zo_v1.1, whole genome shotgun sequence:
- the LOC122040308 gene encoding horcolin-like — protein sequence MVGPSLNLNVDVNKCFSGLWKSWRRPNTDVERLKKEMEKLKAKRNDIKSKIEEAKRGSNLATAEAKQWQRDLESLEDQVAAIFEDFTRITFHDNIKIGAWGGSGEQRFDIGGSAFQITRVRLHAGIVVDSLEVSYVDDRNKVATSRAGGSGGKFHEFELRAGEYINSMVGSVREYNGETCITQLEFRTNLGKQHGPFGAAGSNRFTVPVKDGRIVGFFGRYTKYVNKIGVYLAPN from the exons ATGGTTGGCCCCAGCTTAAATCTCAACGTAGACGTCAACAAGTGCTTCAGCGGGTTATGGAAATCCTGGCGTCGGCCCAACACCGACGTCGAGAGGTTGAAGAAAGAGATGGAAAAGCTGAAAGCTAAACGGAACGACATCAAAAGCAAGATCGAAGAAGCCAAGCGCGGCAGCAACCTCGCAACTGCCGAAGCCAAGCAGTGGCAGCGTGACCTGGAATCACTGGAAGACCAAGTGGCTGCCATCTTTGAGGATTTCACACGCATCA CTTTTCATGATAACatcaaaattggggcatggggaGGCAGCGGAGAACAGAGATTTGACATCGGTGGATCTGCCTTCCAAATCACAAGGGTCAGACTCCACGCAGGAATAGTCGTCGACAGTTTGGAGGTCTCCTACGTCGACGATCGTAATAAAGTCGCGACGAGCAGAGCAGGCGGCAGTGGTGGTAAATTCCACGAGTTTGAACTGCGGGCTGGTGAATATATCAACTCGATGGTTGGGTCCGTCCGTGAATACAACGGCGAAACTTGTATCACTCAGCTGGAATTCAGGACCAATTTGGGGAAGCAGCATGGGCCTTTTGGAGCAGCAGGTAGCAACAGATTCACAGTTCCGGTCAAGGATGGCCGCATTGTTGGATTCTTTGGCCGGTACACCAAATATGTAAATAAGATCGGAGTCTATTTAGCTCCTAATTAA